A genomic region of Trichothermofontia sichuanensis B231 contains the following coding sequences:
- a CDS encoding Ycf66 family protein gives MLPYILALVVAVGSLILYLSAFFFPETHRKGDIVFSGVGLFYALVLWVCANRFTGAALLGQTASVALLTWLGWQTLTLRRELVPSDRRTGWGPKTIQQGVGRLIGGLMKLPGDLVGLFSQSKAVPVAPPPSVPAAPETLTEIPTGSAEVTVEAADTAGIVEAAIAPEPATPDLPTTIVDTPAPSPEVIEPQAPVTGVVDEPAAPTPIAPHVDQKVAPEPELVETEALTAAGSPDTETGQEADTREAEETGDVWTEADQGTAESPPEAPTKPQRENLLTVLKDALVALSPFKRRPSRPMITLNRPEVGEATSALPRVESQVESESEAEALGPVAETEIAAEAPPGMEASPAAAGEGIPTVEPDQSAVDDWKAEASPAVAHTTDALSDALSEEGLADAAERVSNEADAARLELPEELEASGETDRESDGAAAIAVSAEVEVAQSDLDVIDEPVPEAAIEIEASPVSETEDDLAGEVTSAPQRDRDHESKPKTSP, from the coding sequence ATGCTTCCCTACATTCTGGCCCTGGTTGTGGCTGTGGGTAGCCTAATCCTGTACCTGTCTGCCTTTTTCTTCCCGGAAACCCATCGCAAGGGGGACATTGTCTTCAGCGGGGTGGGCTTGTTCTATGCTCTGGTGTTGTGGGTCTGTGCCAATCGGTTTACAGGGGCGGCTTTGCTGGGGCAGACGGCCAGTGTGGCGCTGTTGACCTGGTTGGGCTGGCAAACCCTGACGCTGCGGCGGGAGTTGGTGCCGAGCGATCGCCGGACGGGTTGGGGGCCGAAGACGATTCAACAGGGGGTCGGGCGGCTGATCGGTGGGCTGATGAAGTTACCGGGGGATCTGGTTGGGCTATTCTCCCAGTCTAAAGCGGTTCCAGTTGCACCACCGCCTTCTGTGCCAGCGGCGCCTGAAACGCTCACGGAAATACCAACGGGGTCTGCTGAAGTGACCGTGGAGGCAGCAGATACAGCAGGGATCGTAGAAGCGGCGATCGCGCCTGAGCCTGCTACCCCGGACCTGCCGACGACGATCGTGGACACACCGGCTCCCAGTCCAGAAGTCATCGAGCCACAGGCCCCTGTAACCGGAGTGGTTGATGAGCCAGCGGCCCCAACCCCGATCGCGCCGCATGTCGATCAGAAAGTTGCACCTGAGCCGGAATTAGTGGAGACAGAAGCTCTGACTGCGGCAGGCTCTCCTGACACCGAGACTGGGCAGGAGGCCGATACCAGGGAAGCGGAGGAGACAGGTGATGTTTGGACAGAGGCCGATCAAGGAACGGCAGAAAGTCCCCCAGAAGCACCTACGAAGCCACAACGGGAGAATCTTTTGACGGTATTGAAAGATGCACTGGTGGCGTTGTCTCCCTTTAAACGACGTCCAAGCCGTCCGATGATTACGTTGAATCGCCCCGAAGTTGGGGAGGCAACGTCTGCCCTGCCTAGAGTTGAGTCTCAAGTTGAGTCTGAAAGTGAAGCTGAAGCGCTTGGGCCTGTAGCTGAAACTGAAATCGCGGCTGAAGCGCCCCCCGGTATGGAGGCGAGTCCGGCGGCTGCAGGGGAAGGAATCCCGACGGTTGAGCCAGATCAATCGGCAGTGGACGACTGGAAGGCTGAAGCGAGTCCGGCGGTTGCCCATACTACGGATGCTTTATCGGATGCTTTATCGGAAGAAGGGTTAGCCGATGCAGCTGAGAGGGTATCCAATGAGGCAGATGCAGCAAGGTTAGAACTCCCTGAAGAATTAGAAGCTTCTGGGGAAACTGATCGGGAATCCGACGGGGCGGCAGCGATCGCGGTATCCGCTGAGGTTGAGGTAGCCCAGTCGGATTTGGATGTGATCGATGAGCCAGTACCGGAAGCGGCGATCGAGATTGAGGCAAGTCCCGTATCGGAAACTGAGGATGATTTGGCGGGTGAGGTGACCAGCGCTCCGCAACGCGATCGCGACCATGAATCGAAGCCAAAAACGTCTCCCTAG
- the gcvPA gene encoding aminomethyl-transferring glycine dehydrogenase subunit GcvPA: MACYSSHTPTTRQHLLQELGLSDIEPLLAVIPAELRQPEFKLGPGKSELEVRQELQQLADRNRHLDQLACFLGAGCYRHFIPAAVWAIVGRGEFLTSYTPYQPEAAQGTLQTIFEFQTGIARLTGLPIANASLYDGASATAEAVLMALRQQKNRSHLLIAEGLHPEYRELLTTYLQGLDVTQAIVPATATGQLDLATLQQQLQAAATACAAVVVQSPNFYGGVEEMGAIAEMAHAVGALLIVVVTDPTTLAVLQPPGHLGADIVAGEGHALGTPPSFGGPHLGLLAARQEFLRQIPGRLVSLTQDARGHTAYTLTLQTREQHIRRAKATSNVCTNQSLMAAAAAVYMALLGPDGLRQIATVSLQRAHQLAAQIQALPGYDLVYNGPFFHEFVVRCPIAAQAVIDRAVAVGLCPGVALSRWFPARTQDLLICVTEMNSAAEMERLVAFLRELAIEGK, from the coding sequence GTGGCCTGTTACAGTTCCCATACCCCCACCACCCGGCAACACCTGCTCCAGGAATTAGGGTTGTCGGATATAGAACCCCTACTTGCAGTCATCCCCGCTGAGCTACGCCAGCCTGAGTTTAAGTTAGGGCCAGGTAAGTCGGAACTGGAGGTGCGGCAAGAGTTGCAACAACTAGCCGATCGCAACCGCCATTTGGATCAACTGGCTTGCTTTCTGGGAGCAGGCTGTTATCGTCACTTTATCCCCGCAGCCGTCTGGGCGATCGTTGGGCGGGGGGAGTTCCTCACCAGCTATACGCCCTACCAACCGGAGGCAGCCCAGGGGACCCTGCAAACCATCTTTGAGTTTCAAACCGGGATTGCGCGGCTGACGGGGCTACCGATCGCCAATGCCTCGCTTTACGATGGGGCTAGTGCCACGGCTGAAGCGGTGCTGATGGCCCTGCGGCAACAGAAAAACCGGAGCCATCTCCTCATTGCCGAGGGTCTGCATCCGGAATATCGCGAATTATTGACCACCTATTTGCAGGGGTTGGATGTTACCCAGGCGATCGTCCCGGCAACCGCGACGGGTCAACTGGATCTGGCCACGTTGCAACAGCAACTCCAGGCAGCAGCGACCGCCTGTGCAGCGGTGGTGGTGCAATCGCCCAATTTTTATGGGGGGGTTGAGGAAATGGGGGCGATCGCCGAGATGGCCCACGCGGTGGGCGCCCTGCTGATTGTCGTGGTCACTGATCCGACCACCCTGGCAGTGCTGCAACCCCCTGGTCACCTGGGGGCTGATATCGTGGCGGGGGAAGGCCATGCCCTGGGGACACCCCCCAGTTTTGGCGGCCCCCACCTGGGACTACTGGCAGCCCGTCAGGAATTTTTGCGCCAGATTCCCGGACGTCTGGTGAGTTTGACCCAGGATGCCCGCGGGCACACGGCCTATACCCTGACACTGCAAACCCGTGAACAGCATATCCGGCGGGCCAAGGCGACCAGCAATGTGTGTACCAACCAATCCCTGATGGCGGCGGCAGCAGCAGTGTATATGGCCCTGCTAGGCCCAGATGGGTTGCGCCAGATCGCAACGGTTAGTTTGCAACGGGCACACCAGTTAGCGGCCCAGATTCAAGCCTTGCCGGGGTATGACCTGGTTTATAACGGTCCCTTTTTCCATGAGTTTGTCGTGCGCTGTCCGATCGCGGCACAGGCGGTCATCGATCGGGCGGTGGCAGTGGGGCTATGTCCGGGGGTGGCGCTTTCCCGGTGGTTTCCAGCTCGGACTCAGGATTTGCTCATTTGCGTAACGGAGATGAATTCAGCGGCGGAGATGGAGCGATTAGTGGCGTTTTTGCGAGAATTGGCGATCGAGGGAAAATAA
- the cobD gene encoding threonine-phosphate decarboxylase CobD, giving the protein MNRPTHGGNLAWAASLAGCSPRAILDFSASINPLGPPAGVLAALQENLLTIRSYPDPAYRELRTALAEGHRLSADWVLPGNGAAELLTWIGRDLAACSGTYILTPAFADYGRSLRTFSAGVQPMPFGFAPTPIAAELPSALTAAPPTAALLLNNPHNPTGKIFPRAQILRYLDHFALVVVDEAFMDFLPPAEQQSLSDRVPDFPNLIVLRSLTKFYSLPGLRLGYAIAHPERLRRWQSWRDPWCVNQLAVVAALAALPDRDFQQSTWAWLPPARSCLYAGLAQDPRFQPYASAANFLLVHSQEPVPPLQAHLLQQHQLLIRDCLSFPELGEYYFRVAIRTPEDNQRLLAALRNYLF; this is encoded by the coding sequence GTGAACCGTCCCACCCACGGGGGGAACTTAGCTTGGGCCGCATCGCTAGCGGGCTGTTCTCCCCGTGCCATCCTAGATTTTTCGGCCAGTATTAATCCGCTGGGGCCACCCGCTGGGGTCCTGGCAGCGCTTCAGGAAAACCTGTTGACCATCCGGAGCTACCCTGATCCAGCGTATAGGGAACTACGGACGGCTCTGGCAGAGGGTCATCGGCTGTCTGCCGACTGGGTGCTGCCGGGTAATGGGGCTGCCGAGTTGTTGACGTGGATTGGTCGTGATTTGGCGGCGTGCTCAGGGACGTATATCTTAACCCCTGCCTTTGCAGACTATGGCCGATCGCTGCGGACCTTCAGTGCAGGGGTACAACCGATGCCTTTTGGCTTTGCACCGACACCGATCGCGGCAGAACTCCCCAGCGCCCTCACGGCGGCCCCCCCGACCGCAGCCCTCTTACTCAATAATCCCCACAATCCAACCGGTAAAATTTTCCCACGGGCGCAGATTCTACGCTACCTTGATCACTTTGCCTTGGTGGTGGTGGATGAAGCCTTCATGGATTTTTTGCCTCCAGCGGAGCAGCAAAGTTTGAGCGATCGCGTACCTGACTTTCCAAATCTCATCGTTTTGCGATCGCTGACGAAGTTCTATAGCCTACCGGGTTTACGGCTGGGGTATGCGATCGCCCATCCCGAGCGGTTGCGACGTTGGCAGTCTTGGCGGGACCCATGGTGCGTAAACCAGTTAGCGGTGGTGGCGGCACTGGCGGCACTACCTGATCGCGACTTCCAGCAGAGTACGTGGGCTTGGCTGCCCCCGGCACGCTCATGCCTGTACGCAGGGCTGGCCCAAGATCCCCGGTTTCAACCCTACGCCAGTGCCGCTAATTTTCTACTGGTACATAGCCAGGAACCCGTTCCCCCCCTTCAGGCTCACTTGCTACAACAGCATCAGCTGCTTATCCGGGACTGTTTGAGTTTTCCAGAATTGGGTGAGTACTATTTTCGGGTAGCCATCCGTACCCCAGAGGACAATCAACGCTTACTGGCAGCCCTCAGAAACTACCTGTTCTGA
- a CDS encoding zinc ribbon domain-containing protein: protein MCLKCFRCSNSLLPLGKMALSVRSFVCPHCSERHDRDINAAINIRNEGLNEGLRILDSGSGSTALGGKVRPKGGRRKSTLLEAVPGEERSPCSIA from the coding sequence ATCTGTCTCAAGTGTTTCAGATGCTCAAACAGCCTGTTACCGCTAGGGAAGATGGCTCTCTCGGTTCGCTCATTTGTGTGCCCTCATTGCTCAGAGAGACACGACAGGGACATCAATGCAGCAATCAATATCAGAAATGAAGGCTTGAATGAAGGCTTGCGGATATTGGACTCAGGAAGTGGGTCTACTGCTCTCGGAGGGAAGGTAAGACCAAAGGGAGGTAGGCGAAAGTCTACCCTCCTAGAGGCGGTTCCCGGTGAAGAGAGAAGCCCGTGCTCGATTGCGTAG
- a CDS encoding HU family DNA-binding protein: MNKGELVDAVAEKARVTKKEADAVLTAALEAIMEAVSEGKKVTLVGFGSFESRERKAREGRNPKTGEKMEIPETKVPAFSAGKLFKEKVAS, encoded by the coding sequence ATGAATAAGGGTGAACTCGTGGATGCGGTTGCTGAAAAGGCCCGCGTTACCAAGAAAGAAGCTGATGCTGTCCTGACGGCAGCGCTGGAAGCGATCATGGAAGCCGTTTCCGAAGGCAAAAAGGTCACGCTGGTGGGCTTTGGGTCCTTTGAATCACGGGAACGCAAGGCTCGTGAGGGGCGCAACCCCAAAACGGGTGAGAAGATGGAAATTCCCGAAACCAAAGTTCCGGCTTTTTCCGCTGGTAAGTTATTTAAGGAAAAGGTTGCGTCTTAA
- a CDS encoding alpha/beta fold hydrolase, with product MMNFAPQRHTVPLPDLNLSYLEWPATGDPLICLHGLADHAGVWASLGTYLATGMASESGRCFHCVAPDIRGHGDSDKPQMGYQTDVIVADLNALLDRLGWSAAHVVCHSWSAQIAAVWATQYPDRVRSLVFVDPFFIARIPAWMGLTFPILYRVLPFLKTMGPFGSYEEAEQVARGLKQYQGWTPLQQAVFRDSMECKPNGQWGSKFVVQARDEIFDDVRRVAGLTQPLTVPSLFLQPENGLNRMAWQLKPYRKYLQNLQVRRIPGNHWPFLVEPEAFNQAVAEFLVRGAF from the coding sequence ATGATGAACTTTGCACCTCAACGCCATACGGTGCCCCTACCCGATCTGAACCTATCCTATCTAGAGTGGCCAGCAACTGGTGATCCCCTGATTTGCCTGCATGGACTAGCGGATCATGCGGGGGTGTGGGCTAGCTTGGGAACGTACTTAGCTACGGGGATGGCCTCAGAATCAGGGCGATGTTTTCATTGTGTGGCACCGGATATTCGCGGCCACGGGGATAGCGATAAACCGCAAATGGGTTATCAAACCGATGTGATTGTGGCGGATCTGAATGCCCTGTTGGATCGGTTGGGTTGGTCTGCTGCCCATGTGGTGTGTCATTCTTGGTCGGCTCAAATTGCAGCAGTTTGGGCCACGCAGTATCCCGATCGGGTGCGTAGTCTAGTTTTTGTCGATCCGTTTTTTATCGCTCGGATACCCGCCTGGATGGGGCTAACCTTCCCCATCCTCTACCGTGTGCTGCCATTCCTGAAAACAATGGGACCGTTTGGCAGCTACGAGGAGGCCGAGCAGGTGGCCCGTGGGCTAAAGCAATACCAGGGTTGGACTCCCCTTCAGCAAGCAGTCTTTCGGGACAGTATGGAATGTAAGCCCAATGGCCAATGGGGGAGTAAGTTTGTTGTACAGGCCCGTGATGAAATTTTCGACGATGTCCGGCGGGTGGCCGGGTTAACTCAGCCACTCACAGTCCCTAGCTTATTCTTACAGCCAGAAAACGGCTTGAATCGAATGGCATGGCAACTTAAACCCTATCGAAAATATCTCCAAAATCTTCAGGTGCGTCGAATTCCTGGCAACCACTGGCCCTTTTTGGTGGAGCCGGAGGCATTTAATCAGGCAGTGGCAGAATTTTTAGTGCGGGGAGCCTTTTAA
- a CDS encoding TIGR03943 family putative permease subunit — protein MTTGVAPRRRRAFPFADVLDVLVLLLWGMMLLRLWWTNRIQILIHPNYHPLVIGAGIMFVAMGLWQLGILGQRLMAGQAPPRQSHSTLFPRHFSLMVLLVAALMGLVIPPRAFYSQTALDRAGENFAVLTRAQPQSFQPSQRPEARSLIDWVRTLDVYPEPDAYAGQPANVQGFAMHLPQYPDNYLTITRFVITCCAADAYPVGLPVKLSASRTAYPPDTWLEVEGEMITETLANRRQLVIQAKRIQPIPEPENPYDY, from the coding sequence ATGACTACGGGTGTGGCCCCCCGTCGCCGCCGTGCCTTTCCCTTCGCTGACGTGCTGGATGTGCTGGTATTGCTGCTGTGGGGCATGATGCTGCTGCGGCTGTGGTGGACGAATCGCATCCAAATTCTCATCCATCCTAATTACCATCCGTTAGTGATTGGGGCCGGGATTATGTTTGTGGCGATGGGCCTCTGGCAGTTGGGTATCCTTGGGCAACGGTTAATGGCGGGTCAAGCACCGCCGCGTCAATCCCATAGCACGCTGTTTCCGCGCCATTTCAGTCTGATGGTCCTACTGGTGGCCGCTTTGATGGGCTTGGTGATCCCTCCTAGGGCCTTTTATAGCCAAACCGCCCTTGATCGGGCGGGGGAAAATTTTGCCGTTCTGACACGGGCACAGCCCCAATCCTTCCAGCCATCCCAGCGCCCAGAGGCGCGATCGCTCATTGATTGGGTGCGGACTCTGGATGTCTACCCAGAACCGGACGCCTATGCGGGGCAACCAGCCAACGTGCAGGGGTTTGCGATGCATTTGCCCCAATATCCGGACAATTATTTAACGATCACCCGATTTGTGATTACGTGTTGTGCTGCCGATGCCTACCCGGTGGGATTACCGGTTAAACTCTCCGCCAGTCGGACGGCCTATCCGCCCGATACTTGGTTAGAAGTCGAGGGCGAAATGATAACGGAGACCCTGGCCAATCGTCGTCAATTGGTTATTCAGGCCAAACGCATCCAACCGATTCCGGAGCCGGAAAATCCCTACGATTACTAG
- a CDS encoding helix-turn-helix domain-containing protein has protein sequence MLKAIKVRIYPTDAQSVTLAKHFGCTRWLWNHCLSVMTATYKTTGKGMSALTMQKQIPALKAEYEWLQECYS, from the coding sequence ATGTTGAAAGCAATCAAGGTCAGAATTTACCCTACCGACGCGCAGTCCGTCACCCTAGCCAAGCATTTTGGCTGTACACGATGGCTGTGGAATCATTGCCTGTCTGTCATGACGGCAACGTACAAGACGACAGGCAAGGGAATGTCTGCCTTGACTATGCAGAAACAGATTCCTGCGCTAAAAGCAGAGTATGAATGGCTGCAAGAGTGCTATTCATAA